From Rhodothermales bacterium, one genomic window encodes:
- a CDS encoding Nramp family divalent metal transporter: MRFRLASFGPALFMIGATIGTGSVSSLVIAGADHGTALLWALAPSCLFLWVLMSTMSRLTFASGETFVAAVRRHIGKLAAFYIVLAIVIGQFSSNIGVLGILSEAFASWLGVSFLGSAVFWSSLVFVFIWLGSYQRFETVLIVLVALLATSFIVELFLVRPSPGEIAAGLIPSVPEGGAVVVAAMVGTTLAGSIVVMRSFVVADKGWTLAELKHEQKDAVVSAVLVFVVSGIVMICAAATLHAQGLRVDRAIDMAYTLEPLAGRFAGSLFVVGLVAAGLSSAFPNALVSIWTVSDYFQLSRNPRQLHFRLIALAYCAAGLIAPLTGGRPVFIQIASLAVQALFMPLLIVFMLILLNRKDSVGEHTNSTAMNVLSGIALVFSSYMAYQAVVGLIGMVG, translated from the coding sequence GTGGGCGCTGGCGCCATCCTGCCTCTTCCTATGGGTGTTGATGAGCACGATGAGCCGCCTGACGTTCGCCTCCGGGGAGACCTTCGTGGCCGCGGTGCGCCGGCATATCGGAAAGCTGGCGGCTTTTTACATCGTGCTGGCGATCGTCATCGGGCAGTTTTCCTCGAACATCGGCGTCCTCGGCATCCTGTCCGAGGCGTTTGCCTCGTGGCTCGGCGTCAGCTTCCTCGGTTCGGCGGTTTTCTGGTCGAGCCTGGTGTTCGTCTTCATCTGGCTCGGCTCCTACCAGCGTTTCGAAACCGTGCTCATCGTGCTGGTCGCGCTGCTGGCGACGAGTTTTATCGTCGAGCTGTTTCTCGTCCGCCCCTCGCCCGGGGAGATTGCGGCCGGCCTCATCCCCAGCGTTCCCGAGGGCGGCGCCGTCGTCGTGGCCGCGATGGTGGGCACGACGCTGGCCGGCAGCATCGTCGTGATGCGTTCGTTCGTGGTGGCCGACAAGGGGTGGACGCTGGCTGAACTGAAGCACGAGCAGAAGGATGCCGTTGTCTCGGCCGTGCTGGTTTTCGTCGTTTCGGGGATCGTGATGATCTGCGCGGCGGCGACGTTGCATGCGCAGGGATTGCGGGTCGACAGGGCGATCGACATGGCCTACACGCTGGAGCCGCTCGCCGGCCGGTTCGCCGGCTCGTTATTCGTGGTAGGGCTCGTGGCCGCCGGTCTCTCGTCGGCCTTCCCGAACGCGCTGGTCTCGATCTGGACGGTGTCCGACTACTTCCAGCTGTCCCGCAACCCCAGGCAGCTGCATTTCAGGCTGATCGCTCTGGCCTACTGTGCTGCCGGCCTGATCGCCCCGCTCACCGGGGGCCGGCCGGTTTTCATCCAGATCGCCTCGCTGGCCGTCCAGGCCTTGTTCATGCCCCTCCTGATCGTGTTCATGCTGATCCTGCTCAACCGGAAGGACAGCGTGGGTGAACACACCAACTCGACCGCCATGAATGTGTTGAGCGGTATCGCCCTGGTTTTTTCGAGCTATATGGCATACCAGGCGGTGGTGGGTTTGATCGGGATGGTGGGATGA